The stretch of DNA GGCGACTAAGCCCTCGTGGGTACCGCGTCCGCCCTGTCCGCCCTGCTCACGTCCCCTGTCTCGCCGCGCATCGCGGCCCTGCGGCCGACGTAGAACACGTACACGAGGAACAGCGTCTCGGCCGTGAAACCGATCGTCAGACGCACCGGAGCGGACGTGTGCCCGGTCACGAACCCCTCGATCGAGCCGGACACCAGCAGCACGCACGCCAGCCCGAGCGCCATCGTCCCGAGGACCCGTCCCTGCTCCCCCAGCGCCTCGCCCCGGGTCCGCGGCCCCGGCGACAGGAGCGTCCACGCGATCCGCATCCCACAGCCGCCGGCCACGAAGACCGCGCTCAGTTCCAGCATTCCGTGCGGTGCCACGAGCGACAGGAACGTGCCGAAGCGGCCGTGCGCCGCCATGAATCCGCCGTCGATGGCCAGGTTCGCCGTGTTCATGTACATGGCGACGAAAGGGAAGACCAGAGTCACTCCCCCGAACAAAGCCAGGGCGGACACCCAGGCGTTGTTCACCCACACCTTGAAGCCGAACGACCCCGGACTGAACTCCGTGTAGTACGTCTCGAACTGACCGCCGGGCCGGAAGACCCCGTTCACGAGATCGGGAGAAGCCAGCTCCCCCTGGACCCGCGGATTCGCCGCGATGTACCAGCCCATGAAGAACGCGGCCACCAACGACACCACCGCAGTGGCGATCCACCAGCGTCGCGCTCTATAGAGCGCGGCGGGGAAGCCGTCCGTGAAGAAGTACAGGAGCTCTCTCCACGCCGGAACCCGCGGCCCGGAGATGGCACCGCGCGCGGTCGCCAGAAGGGAGGACAGGTGGCCGACCACTACAGCGTCCGGCGCCGCGGACCTCACTACAGACAGGTGTGTGGCGACGTTCTGGTAGAGCGCCACCAGTTCGTCCGCTTCAGCGCCGTCCAGAGCGCGGCTCCGGTTCGACAACTGCGCGAGGCGGGACCACTCTGCACGGTGCGCCGCCGCGTATGCGTCGATGTCCACGTCGCAAGCCCCGCCTCTGTAAGAAGTCTCCGGTGAGAAACTGTGCGCCCACGGTATGAGCGGTCTACGGTTGCCGCAACAATGTCAGCGGCCCGGAGTGGAGACAACGACCTTGAGCGATCTGGTCATCGGCGAGGGCGTGGCCCTGGACCTCCGGCTCGCCAAGCTGCCCAGCCGGGCACTGGCCCGGCTCCTGGACCTGCTCGTGCAGGCCGGTCTGCTCGGTGTGCTCGCCGCCGTGCTCGGGATCGTCGCCTCGGCCGGGACGGTCGACGACGCCGTGATGGCCGGGCTGATGATCGTCATGACGGTCGCGGTGGTGGTCGGGTATCCGGCACTGCTGGAGACGGTCACCCGCGGGCGCACCCTGGGCAAGATGGCGCTGGGGCTGCGCGTCGTGCGCACCGACGGCGGCCCGGTGCGGTTCCGGCACGCCCTGGTCCGCGCGCTCACCGGGATCTTCGACCTTTACGCCACCGTCGGTGTGCTCGCGGTGGTCACCTCGTTCTGCTCTAAGCAGGGCCGCCGCACCGGCGACTGGCTGGCCGGGACGGTCGTGGTCCGCGACCGGGCCCCCGACGCCGGCGTGAGCGCGTCGGGCATGGCGTCGCTGGCGATGCCGTACCCGCTGCTCGGCTGGGCCCAGCAACTGGACCTGTCCGCGCTGCCCGACGACGTCGCCCTGTCCGCGCGCCAGTACCTGACGCGCATGCACGAGATGCGCCCGGACGTCGCCGCGCGCATGGGGCACGAGTTGGCGACAGAGGTCATGCGGTACGTCGCCCTGCCTCCCGCCGGGACGCCGCCGTGGGCGTACCTGGCGGCGATCACCGCGGAGCGGCGGGTACGGCAGATGCGGTCCGTCGAAAAGGCACAGTGGGAGGCGTGGGCGCGGGGTCCGGGACAGACTCCTGTCTACGCGGAGGTCGCAGCTCCGGCTATGTCAGTGCCCCAAGTACAGGACCGGATTCCGGAAAGCATGCCCGAGCCTGCCGCCAGCGCTGAGGAGGACGGTTTCAAGCCGCCAGTCTGAAGAAGCCCAGTGAATGCCGAAGCCCGGCTCCGCTTAGCGGAGCCGGGCTTCGTACACGTATCTCAGTACCGGTAGTGCTCAGGCTTGTACGGTCCCTCGACCTGCACGCCGATGTAAGCGGCCTGCTCCGGCGACAGCTTCGTCAGCCGCACCCCGAGCGCGTCCAGGTGCAGCCGCGCCACCTTCTCGTCCAGGTGCTTGGGCAGCACGTAGACGCCGATCGGGTAGTCCGCGGTCTTCGTGAACAGCTCGATCTGCGCGATCACCTGGTTGGTGAACGAGTTCGACATCACGAAGCTGGGGTGGCCGGTGGCGTTGCCCAGGTTCAGCAGCCGGCCCTCGGACAGCACGATGATCGTCTTGCCGTCGGGGAACTTCCAGGTGTGGACCTGCGGCTTGACCTCGACCTTGTCGATGCCCGGGATCTTGGCCAGGCCGGCCATGTCGATCTCGTTGTCGAAGTGGCCGATGTTGCCGACGATCGCCTGGTGCTTCATCGCGGCCATGTCGGCGGCCATGATGATGTCCTTGTTGCCGGTCGCGGTGACGAAGATGTCCCCGATGCCGACCACGTCCTGCAGCGTCGCCACCTGGAAGCCGTCCATCGCCGCCTGCAGGGCGCAGATCGGGTCGACCTCGGTGACGATCACCCGGGCGCCCTGGCCGCGCAGCGACTCGGCGCAGCCCTTGCCCACGTCGCCGTAGCCGCACACGACCGCGACCTTGCCGCCGATCAGCACGTCGGTGGCGCGGTTGATGCCGTCGACCAGCGAGTGCCGGCAGCCGTACTTGTTGTCGAACTTGCTCTTGGTGACCGAGTCGTTGACGTTGATCGCCGGGAAGAGCAGCGAGCCCTCCTTGGCCATCTCGTACAGCCGGTGCACGCCGGTGGTGGTCTCCTCGGTGACGCCCTTGATGCGCTCGCCGATGGCGGTCCAGCGGTTGCCGTCCTCGCTCAGCGAGCGGCGCAGCAGCTCCAGGAAGACCTGCCACTCCTCGCTGTCGCCG from Catenulispora sp. GP43 encodes:
- a CDS encoding stage II sporulation protein M; protein product: MDIDAYAAAHRAEWSRLAQLSNRSRALDGAEADELVALYQNVATHLSVVRSAAPDAVVVGHLSSLLATARGAISGPRVPAWRELLYFFTDGFPAALYRARRWWIATAVVSLVAAFFMGWYIAANPRVQGELASPDLVNGVFRPGGQFETYYTEFSPGSFGFKVWVNNAWVSALALFGGVTLVFPFVAMYMNTANLAIDGGFMAAHGRFGTFLSLVAPHGMLELSAVFVAGGCGMRIAWTLLSPGPRTRGEALGEQGRVLGTMALGLACVLLVSGSIEGFVTGHTSAPVRLTIGFTAETLFLVYVFYVGRRAAMRGETGDVSRADRADAVPTRA
- a CDS encoding RDD family protein — its product is MSDLVIGEGVALDLRLAKLPSRALARLLDLLVQAGLLGVLAAVLGIVASAGTVDDAVMAGLMIVMTVAVVVGYPALLETVTRGRTLGKMALGLRVVRTDGGPVRFRHALVRALTGIFDLYATVGVLAVVTSFCSKQGRRTGDWLAGTVVVRDRAPDAGVSASGMASLAMPYPLLGWAQQLDLSALPDDVALSARQYLTRMHEMRPDVAARMGHELATEVMRYVALPPAGTPPWAYLAAITAERRVRQMRSVEKAQWEAWARGPGQTPVYAEVAAPAMSVPQVQDRIPESMPEPAASAEEDGFKPPV
- the ahcY gene encoding adenosylhomocysteinase, yielding MSVLTPSDYKVADLSLAEFGRKEITLAEHEMPGLMAIRAEYAEAQPLRGARISGSLHMTVQTAVLIETLAALGAEVRWASCNIFSTQDHAAAAIVVGQGTPEAPAGIPVFAWKGETLEEYWWCTDRMLRWPDSGDGNTGPNMILDDGGDATMLVHKGTEFEKAGAVPAAAAGDSEEWQVFLELLRRSLSEDGNRWTAIGERIKGVTEETTTGVHRLYEMAKEGSLLFPAINVNDSVTKSKFDNKYGCRHSLVDGINRATDVLIGGKVAVVCGYGDVGKGCAESLRGQGARVIVTEVDPICALQAAMDGFQVATLQDVVGIGDIFVTATGNKDIIMAADMAAMKHQAIVGNIGHFDNEIDMAGLAKIPGIDKVEVKPQVHTWKFPDGKTIIVLSEGRLLNLGNATGHPSFVMSNSFTNQVIAQIELFTKTADYPIGVYVLPKHLDEKVARLHLDALGVRLTKLSPEQAAYIGVQVEGPYKPEHYRY